A stretch of Spirosoma oryzicola DNA encodes these proteins:
- a CDS encoding TonB-dependent receptor: MRFLHVLVLSVCLINGALAQLRTPPKGQNATLSATGYVRDAKTGKPIQGVNIVVLDVSKGYVTEKDGFYIVPLPPGKYILRFSHVGYRTKEDTIVLNKMLFREMTMEDDAKDLDEVIVTSEAPDRNVRKVEIGVSQLSIRSIRRIPPLLGEIDIVRSLLLLPGVTTVGEGAPGFNVRGGSADQNLVLFDDAPIFNSSHLMGFFSVFNPDVVRDVTLNRGGVAAAYGGRASSVLDVKIKEPSGDKWGINGGIGFISSRLGVEGPIVKNKLSLLAAGRVSFNDFLFKLAPPNLKDTKANFYDLTTKLKYQPSEQHTLTLTGYVSTDVFKLASDSLSGQEINASSTQFDYQTLTGSLRWNYFINKQLNLTTSAIFSQYKANLSSPDSSNAFQLKSGIWHRQLKSDLTYTPDERHQWQAGVSAIDYLIQPNSRIPGPNSNVLPIDLARERAYELAAYIQDEWKLNANLAVVAGLRYSALLNRGPETVRVYEENGPRQDETVSSETTYGAGRIYHSAGGLEPRLAVRWSVGEGKAIKAGYSRLRQYIQQITNTTAALPTSRWHLSDNYTKPQIADQWALGYFHNTTDNVIEASGEVYYKTLTNAIDYRDGAELQLAPAVETQIVQGSGRAYGFEGLLRKNKGLWSGFISYTYARTLLTMNSPYAEERVNNGQAYPANYDKPHTLNALAVYRPSTWFSLSLNFTYSTGRPTTQPSALARVGGIIVPIYLDRNQQRVPDYHRLDFSMTFDQNPLKKKRNQSSWVFAIYNVYAHKNAYSIFYKLRPTSFADAYKLAIFGTAFPSLTYNFKF, encoded by the coding sequence ATGCGTTTTTTACATGTACTGGTACTCTCGGTCTGTTTGATCAACGGGGCACTTGCTCAGCTACGGACGCCCCCGAAGGGACAAAACGCTACATTATCTGCTACGGGCTACGTGCGGGACGCTAAAACCGGCAAGCCGATTCAGGGGGTCAACATCGTGGTTTTGGACGTATCCAAAGGCTACGTGACCGAAAAAGACGGTTTTTACATTGTGCCGTTGCCCCCTGGCAAGTACATCTTGCGCTTTTCGCACGTGGGATACCGAACCAAAGAGGATACCATCGTTCTCAATAAAATGCTTTTTCGCGAGATGACGATGGAGGACGATGCCAAAGATCTGGATGAGGTTATCGTAACCAGCGAAGCGCCCGACCGAAATGTGCGCAAGGTTGAAATTGGCGTCTCGCAGCTATCCATCCGCAGCATTCGGCGTATTCCACCCCTGCTGGGCGAAATCGACATTGTGCGTAGCCTGCTTTTGCTGCCCGGCGTAACCACCGTAGGCGAAGGGGCTCCCGGCTTCAATGTGCGGGGTGGTAGTGCCGATCAGAACCTGGTTTTGTTCGATGATGCCCCGATCTTCAATTCGAGCCACCTGATGGGCTTTTTTTCGGTGTTCAACCCGGATGTGGTTCGTGACGTAACCTTGAATCGGGGTGGGGTAGCCGCTGCCTACGGTGGTCGGGCTTCGTCGGTGCTGGATGTGAAAATCAAAGAACCCAGTGGCGATAAGTGGGGAATCAATGGCGGTATCGGCTTCATTTCCAGCCGGTTGGGTGTCGAAGGGCCAATCGTTAAAAACAAACTATCGTTGCTGGCCGCCGGGCGCGTTTCGTTCAACGATTTTCTGTTTAAGCTGGCACCGCCTAATCTAAAAGATACAAAAGCCAATTTTTACGACCTGACCACAAAGCTCAAATACCAGCCCAGCGAACAACACACGCTGACGCTGACGGGGTATGTTAGCACCGATGTGTTTAAACTGGCGTCGGATTCGTTGTCGGGACAGGAGATCAACGCATCGTCAACTCAGTTTGACTACCAGACACTGACAGGCTCGCTGCGCTGGAACTACTTCATTAATAAGCAACTGAACCTGACGACATCGGCTATCTTTAGCCAGTACAAAGCGAATCTGTCGTCGCCCGATTCGTCGAATGCTTTCCAGCTCAAATCAGGTATCTGGCACCGGCAACTCAAATCGGACCTGACTTATACGCCCGACGAAAGGCACCAATGGCAGGCTGGGGTTAGCGCGATCGATTACCTGATTCAGCCGAACAGCCGAATTCCCGGTCCCAACTCGAACGTGCTCCCGATCGACCTCGCTCGCGAACGAGCGTATGAACTAGCGGCTTACATACAGGATGAATGGAAATTGAACGCCAATCTGGCCGTAGTAGCCGGGTTACGCTATTCGGCTTTGCTCAATCGAGGGCCGGAAACGGTGCGGGTGTATGAAGAAAACGGGCCCCGTCAGGACGAAACCGTCTCGTCGGAGACAACCTACGGAGCGGGTCGTATTTACCACTCGGCGGGTGGGCTGGAACCCCGGCTGGCTGTTCGCTGGTCGGTGGGAGAGGGAAAGGCTATCAAAGCGGGGTACAGTCGGCTCCGGCAATACATTCAGCAAATTACCAATACGACGGCTGCCTTGCCGACTTCACGCTGGCACCTGAGCGATAACTACACCAAGCCACAAATTGCCGATCAGTGGGCGCTGGGGTATTTTCACAATACCACCGATAACGTAATCGAAGCATCGGGAGAAGTGTATTACAAAACCTTAACCAACGCCATCGACTACCGCGACGGAGCCGAACTGCAACTGGCCCCGGCGGTCGAAACGCAGATTGTGCAGGGGAGTGGCCGGGCTTACGGATTTGAAGGGTTACTGCGCAAAAATAAAGGGCTCTGGAGTGGGTTTATCAGTTACACGTATGCTCGCACGTTGCTGACCATGAATAGCCCGTACGCTGAAGAACGGGTTAACAACGGTCAGGCTTATCCGGCCAACTACGATAAGCCGCATACGCTCAACGCACTGGCTGTTTACCGGCCCTCCACCTGGTTTAGCCTTTCCCTGAATTTCACGTACAGCACGGGCCGACCCACCACGCAGCCGTCGGCGCTGGCGCGGGTGGGTGGCATTATCGTTCCTATTTATCTCGACCGAAATCAGCAGCGCGTTCCGGATTATCACCGGCTCGATTTTTCGATGACTTTTGACCAGAACCCGCTCAAGAAAAAACGCAACCAGAGCAGTTGGGTTTTCGCGATTTACAACGTGTACGCCCACAAGAATGCGTACTCCATCTTCTACAAGCTACGTCCTACCTCCTTTGCCGATGCGTACAAGCTAGCCATTTTTGGAACAGCCTTTCCATCGTTGACGTATAACTTCAAGTTCTGA
- a CDS encoding helix-hairpin-helix domain-containing protein, with translation MTNSEIVDLLELTGRLMELHDRDAFRTRAFQTAAFNLDKSTADLSNLSADELVKLPGVGKAVAGKIREIAETGHLAELDALLAETPSGVLDMFRIKGLGVKKVRTLWQELGIDNLRDLQLAGENGQIAKIKGFGANTQEKILAALEFLQEQQGKVRMDKAAMIANMLRDELVKHFERVEISGQVRRKAQEVDAVQLLIQTSDPISAMQILANLPNLQQNEPASSPFTWRGQLQGFDVQVELLLYPAEQLDRQLFIQTAADPHLQQVGNGGFSLLQTAQTTVNVAAEAELELEEVEKSIYARAGLPYIVPEMREDDFAFRWARSHRNDELVTWEDLRGTLHNHSTWSDGKQSVAGMAAYCRELGLTYFGIADHSKTASYANGLDSDRVRQQQQEIDQLNASFGSDFRIFKGIESDILGDGSLDYDDATLATFDYVVASVHQTLTMSLEKATTRLLKAIENPYTTILGHPTGRLLLAREGYPIDHRAIIDACAEHQVVIEINASPYRLDIDWRWIEYAMQQGVLLSINPDAHDLAGLLDMHYGVAVGRKGGLTRDMTFNALTLAEMSDYLQKRRGRIHA, from the coding sequence ATGACCAATTCCGAAATCGTTGATCTGCTCGAATTGACGGGCCGATTGATGGAACTTCATGATCGTGACGCTTTCCGGACGCGCGCTTTTCAAACGGCTGCGTTCAACCTGGATAAATCCACCGCCGATTTAAGTAATCTGTCCGCCGATGAACTGGTTAAGCTACCGGGTGTTGGCAAAGCGGTAGCGGGTAAAATTCGGGAAATCGCGGAAACGGGTCATTTGGCTGAGCTGGATGCTTTATTGGCCGAAACGCCCTCCGGCGTGCTGGATATGTTTCGGATCAAAGGGCTAGGCGTTAAGAAAGTGCGGACCTTATGGCAGGAGTTGGGCATCGATAATCTGCGCGACCTGCAACTGGCGGGAGAAAACGGGCAGATCGCAAAAATTAAAGGATTTGGTGCCAACACGCAGGAAAAGATTTTAGCCGCGCTGGAGTTCTTGCAGGAGCAACAAGGGAAAGTCCGCATGGACAAGGCCGCCATGATTGCCAACATGCTCCGGGACGAACTGGTCAAGCATTTTGAACGGGTGGAAATTAGCGGTCAGGTACGCCGGAAAGCGCAGGAAGTCGATGCGGTGCAGCTGCTCATCCAAACCAGCGATCCCATTTCGGCCATGCAGATTCTGGCGAATCTACCTAATCTGCAACAAAACGAACCGGCATCATCGCCGTTCACCTGGCGGGGGCAGCTTCAGGGTTTTGATGTGCAGGTTGAGTTGTTGTTGTATCCCGCCGAACAACTAGATCGACAGTTGTTTATTCAAACAGCAGCTGATCCGCATTTACAACAGGTTGGCAATGGTGGGTTTTCACTCTTGCAAACCGCACAAACGACTGTCAATGTTGCTGCCGAAGCCGAACTGGAATTGGAGGAGGTAGAGAAAAGCATTTACGCGCGGGCTGGATTGCCGTACATCGTTCCCGAAATGCGCGAAGATGATTTTGCCTTTCGCTGGGCTCGAAGCCATCGGAACGACGAACTGGTAACCTGGGAAGACCTGCGCGGAACGCTGCACAACCATAGTACCTGGTCGGATGGCAAGCAGTCGGTGGCTGGTATGGCCGCTTATTGCCGGGAATTGGGCCTGACGTATTTTGGTATCGCTGACCACTCCAAAACGGCCAGCTATGCCAATGGACTCGACAGCGACCGTGTTCGACAGCAGCAACAGGAAATCGACCAGCTCAATGCCAGTTTTGGGTCAGACTTCCGCATCTTCAAAGGCATCGAATCGGATATTTTAGGCGACGGCTCGCTGGACTACGACGACGCAACACTGGCTACGTTCGATTATGTGGTCGCTTCGGTACACCAGACCCTAACTATGTCGCTCGAAAAAGCAACGACACGCTTATTGAAGGCCATCGAAAATCCGTACACGACGATATTAGGTCATCCAACGGGCCGCTTGCTGCTGGCTCGCGAAGGGTATCCCATCGACCATCGGGCAATCATCGACGCTTGTGCCGAGCATCAGGTCGTCATCGAAATCAACGCGAGTCCTTACCGGCTCGATATCGATTGGCGGTGGATTGAATACGCTATGCAGCAAGGCGTTTTATTAAGCATAAATCCCGATGCGCACGACCTGGCCGGACTGCTCGATATGCACTACGGCGTAGCCGTTGGTCGGAAAGGTGGCTTAACCCGAGACATGACCTTTAACGCGCTGACGCTGGCCGAAATGAGCGATTACCTACAAAAACGTCGGGGGCGCATACATGCGTGA
- a CDS encoding helix-turn-helix transcriptional regulator produces the protein MQLYPSPALSGLVKHYLVIENQAANGGNHRFFPDGHPGLVFSYADSFTQSNTNQPDTTLPSSFVYGQIDRYHNLISGKKIGMLIVVLQPWGLYALSGVPGAATTNFLVDVSDVFGNEGKQLEDQVRTKPNSIDRIRQIERFLLSRWQTATHELASIQAAIQFVCQSQGAATVQALTQHLNMTERSLERRFDKIVGLKPKQFSRIVRLQSCLKMHRTNTAFSLTQLAYSAGYYDQAHFIREFTHLVGITPKQYSANTQRLAVNLMPLTTYSG, from the coding sequence ATGCAACTGTACCCATCACCTGCGCTTAGTGGACTCGTCAAGCACTATCTGGTTATAGAGAATCAGGCAGCGAATGGGGGTAATCACCGTTTTTTCCCCGATGGACATCCGGGCCTAGTCTTCTCGTATGCGGATTCGTTTACGCAATCGAATACCAATCAGCCGGATACGACGCTACCCAGCAGCTTTGTTTACGGCCAGATAGATCGATACCACAATCTGATCTCAGGAAAAAAGATTGGTATGCTGATCGTTGTGTTACAGCCCTGGGGACTGTATGCGCTTTCGGGTGTGCCCGGCGCAGCAACGACGAATTTTCTGGTTGATGTATCGGATGTATTCGGCAACGAAGGAAAACAGCTGGAAGATCAGGTACGAACGAAACCCAACAGCATCGACCGCATCAGACAAATCGAGCGATTTTTGCTCTCACGCTGGCAAACGGCTACCCACGAACTGGCCTCCATTCAGGCTGCCATTCAATTCGTTTGCCAGTCACAGGGAGCGGCCACGGTACAGGCTTTGACCCAGCATCTGAACATGACCGAACGGAGTCTGGAACGGCGGTTTGACAAGATCGTGGGCCTTAAGCCAAAGCAATTTTCACGAATAGTCCGGTTGCAAAGCTGCCTCAAGATGCACCGGACGAACACTGCGTTTAGCCTGACCCAACTCGCTTACTCCGCAGGCTACTACGATCAGGCTCATTTTATCCGTGAGTTTACCCATCTGGTTGGTATTACACCCAAGCAGTACAGCGCGAATACACAACGGTTGGCAGTCAATCTGATGCCGTTAACGACATATTCGGGCTGA
- a CDS encoding thymidylate synthase produces the protein MQQYHDLLRHILATGTRKTDRTGTGTISVFGYQMRFNLQDGFPLLTTKKVHTKSIIHELLWFIKGDTNIKYLKDNGVSIWDDWADENGDLGPVYGRQWRSWATTDGRTIDQLSDVLKQLKNSPDSRRMIVSAWNPADVPGMALPPCHALFQFYVADGKLSCQLYQRSADVFLGVPFNIASYALLTMMIAQECGLEPHEFIWTGGDTHLYLNHLEQVETQLSREPRPLPTMRLNPAVRSIFDFAYEDFTLENYNPYPAIKAPVAV, from the coding sequence ATGCAACAATACCACGACTTATTACGCCATATTCTGGCTACTGGTACCCGCAAAACTGACCGTACCGGTACAGGTACGATTAGTGTGTTTGGTTACCAGATGCGCTTCAATTTGCAGGATGGCTTTCCTCTGTTAACGACAAAAAAGGTTCATACAAAGTCGATTATCCACGAATTGCTTTGGTTCATTAAGGGCGATACGAATATTAAGTACCTGAAAGACAATGGCGTTTCGATCTGGGACGACTGGGCTGATGAAAATGGTGATTTAGGTCCGGTGTACGGGCGGCAATGGCGGAGCTGGGCTACCACCGATGGCCGCACGATTGACCAATTGAGCGACGTACTAAAGCAACTCAAAAATTCGCCCGATTCGCGCCGGATGATCGTGTCGGCCTGGAATCCGGCTGATGTACCGGGGATGGCGCTACCGCCCTGCCATGCTTTATTTCAGTTTTACGTAGCCGATGGTAAGTTGTCATGCCAGCTGTACCAGCGTAGCGCGGACGTATTTTTGGGCGTTCCGTTCAATATTGCTTCGTACGCTTTACTGACCATGATGATTGCGCAGGAATGTGGACTGGAGCCTCACGAATTTATCTGGACCGGTGGCGATACGCATTTGTACCTGAATCACCTGGAGCAGGTTGAAACGCAGCTATCCCGCGAGCCGCGCCCGTTGCCGACCATGCGTCTGAATCCAGCCGTTCGGTCAATTTTCGATTTTGCCTACGAGGATTTCACGCTGGAAAACTACAATCCGTACCCAGCCATCAAAGCGCCGGTCGCTGTTTAA
- a CDS encoding 2TM domain-containing protein gives METQHDPILWKQAKARVGFRMHLRSYLIVNAGLWLIWAVSTFTFHPIRANFFFPWPIFPMLGWGIGLASHYFTVFRRGSERDMIEEEYQKLARHY, from the coding sequence ATGGAAACGCAACACGACCCTATTCTTTGGAAACAAGCAAAAGCCCGCGTCGGCTTTCGGATGCACCTACGTTCTTACTTAATCGTTAACGCTGGTCTTTGGCTGATCTGGGCGGTGAGTACGTTCACCTTTCATCCGATACGTGCCAACTTTTTCTTTCCCTGGCCAATCTTTCCCATGCTTGGCTGGGGCATTGGTCTGGCTTCGCATTACTTTACCGTTTTTCGCCGGGGTAGCGAACGCGATATGATTGAAGAGGAGTATCAGAAACTAGCCCGTCACTACTAA
- a CDS encoding DUF4249 domain-containing protein, giving the protein MNHFRLFLYGLGVLMLVISCVTEFQPDTVSIPPSLIVEGQITDQPGPYTVKLTRTADYSYKSLNLLETGAVVTIEDNQGNRETLSEQQPGGVYLTKVNGIRGVAGRSYKLTIATRNGKRYESDLELLRAAPPIQKLYYEYTVEGNSVVSAKNQGWNVYLDMKDPETTGDYYRWDWVHYEPITICQKNQFSDGTVLGVACCSECWDIVRCYNCININSDANINGKSISRQFIMRVPYKSALSYYLEVQQQAISKGAYTFWKRVGQLTANTGGLFDAAPASVAGNIRCVSDPATLVFGYFGATGISEQSIYVDRKAGQGVPDLDSPIPVPDPLACAACENNQFRTPNKPRWWVY; this is encoded by the coding sequence ATGAATCACTTTCGACTATTCCTATACGGGCTTGGCGTTCTGATGCTGGTTATATCCTGCGTCACCGAGTTTCAGCCTGATACAGTCAGTATACCGCCCTCGCTGATTGTTGAAGGACAAATTACGGATCAGCCGGGACCGTACACGGTGAAATTGACGCGGACCGCTGACTATTCGTACAAAAGCCTGAATTTACTCGAAACAGGGGCTGTCGTAACGATTGAGGATAATCAGGGTAATCGCGAAACGTTGTCTGAACAGCAACCGGGCGGAGTCTATCTCACGAAAGTAAATGGAATTCGGGGTGTAGCAGGCCGAAGCTACAAACTGACGATTGCTACCCGAAACGGAAAACGCTACGAATCAGACCTAGAACTACTGCGAGCGGCTCCCCCGATCCAGAAGTTGTACTATGAGTATACCGTTGAGGGTAACTCGGTAGTGAGTGCCAAAAATCAAGGCTGGAATGTGTACCTGGATATGAAAGACCCCGAAACTACCGGTGATTACTACCGCTGGGATTGGGTTCATTACGAGCCGATTACAATTTGTCAGAAAAATCAATTTTCGGATGGTACGGTCCTGGGGGTGGCCTGTTGCTCGGAATGCTGGGATATTGTTCGTTGCTACAACTGCATCAACATAAATTCCGATGCCAACATCAACGGTAAATCGATTAGTCGGCAGTTTATCATGCGCGTTCCTTACAAGTCAGCCCTTAGTTATTACCTGGAAGTGCAGCAGCAGGCCATCAGTAAAGGAGCCTATACGTTCTGGAAACGGGTTGGGCAGTTGACCGCCAATACGGGCGGGCTGTTCGACGCGGCCCCGGCGAGCGTAGCGGGCAATATACGGTGCGTAAGCGACCCGGCTACCCTGGTTTTTGGCTACTTTGGCGCAACGGGTATTTCGGAACAATCGATTTATGTAGACCGGAAAGCGGGGCAGGGCGTACCCGACCTTGATTCGCCGATACCTGTGCCCGATCCGCTGGCCTGTGCAGCCTGTGAAAACAACCAGTTTCGAACACCGAACAAACCGCGCTGGTGGGTCTATTAA
- a CDS encoding carbon-nitrogen hydrolase family protein — protein sequence MASFKTVKVGVVQATPALFDLEKSVELTISWIERAAQEHCQLLLFPESFIPCYPRGLTFDAIVGRRTDKGRDMWLDYWSNSLEAPSAHTHRIGEAVREAGLFTALGVTERDPIGGTLHCSLLYFGPDGSLLGKHRKLKPTGLERYIWGESDGSSLVSFNTNLGTIGGLICWENYMPLARMAMYQKGVDIYLAPTADARDSWQATMQHIALEGRCFVLASNQVVQKSDYPERYQAELADEPELMSRGGSVIISPMGEILAGPLWNGEGLLTAELDFATLAKSKLDFDCVGHYSRPDVFTFDAVNQPPTVKL from the coding sequence ATGGCATCCTTCAAAACTGTAAAAGTGGGCGTGGTGCAGGCTACGCCCGCTTTGTTCGATCTGGAAAAAAGTGTAGAATTAACCATTTCCTGGATCGAGCGAGCCGCTCAGGAACACTGCCAGTTGCTTTTGTTTCCCGAATCGTTTATTCCCTGCTATCCCCGAGGACTGACGTTTGACGCGATTGTCGGGCGACGAACCGACAAAGGCCGCGACATGTGGCTGGACTACTGGTCCAACAGCCTTGAAGCGCCTTCTGCTCATACCCACCGGATCGGCGAAGCCGTTCGAGAAGCTGGTTTGTTCACGGCACTCGGTGTAACCGAGCGGGACCCAATTGGCGGTACGCTTCACTGTTCGTTGTTGTATTTTGGGCCGGATGGCTCGCTGCTGGGCAAGCATCGCAAACTGAAACCAACGGGTCTTGAGCGTTACATCTGGGGCGAAAGCGACGGCAGTTCGCTGGTCAGCTTCAACACGAATCTGGGAACGATCGGCGGTCTGATCTGCTGGGAAAATTACATGCCGTTGGCCCGCATGGCGATGTACCAGAAAGGCGTCGACATTTACCTGGCTCCAACCGCCGACGCCCGCGACTCGTGGCAGGCTACCATGCAGCACATTGCGCTGGAAGGTCGGTGCTTCGTGCTGGCAAGTAATCAGGTTGTCCAGAAATCAGATTACCCCGAGCGGTATCAGGCTGAGTTAGCGGACGAACCGGAACTGATGAGTCGGGGTGGTAGCGTGATTATCTCGCCGATGGGCGAAATCCTGGCGGGACCACTCTGGAATGGGGAAGGACTACTCACCGCCGAACTTGATTTCGCGACGCTGGCAAAAAGCAAGCTGGATTTTGATTGTGTGGGGCATTATTCCCGACCGGATGTTTTTACATTCGACGCGGTTAATCAACCACCGACTGTGAAGCTTTAG
- a CDS encoding glycosyltransferase family 9 protein: MTPPVKILVLRFSSIGDIVLTTPVVRCLKLQLPGAEVHFCTKRSYQSIIEHNPYIDKRFFLEDSLNDLVRQLRAEQYDYVIDLHNNLRTRIIKLRLGVRSYSFDKLNLRKWVYVRWKVNAMPNMHIVDRYMATVQPLGVQNDGIGLDYFIPYKDQVESDWLPETHRHDYVAYAIGGQHATKKLPVARMIELCWKINHPIVLLGGKEDREAGDEIVQAVGSRMIYNACGQYNLNQSASLLQGARIVFSHDTGLMHIAAALKKKVYSIWGNTTPQLGMYPYKTPYVVLEKTGLECRPCSKIGFEQCPLKHFKCMNELPFEFEIKELRKKKNFE, from the coding sequence ATGACCCCCCCGGTAAAAATTCTCGTCTTACGCTTCTCGTCTATCGGCGACATCGTGCTGACGACACCTGTTGTGCGTTGCCTCAAATTGCAACTGCCGGGTGCCGAAGTGCATTTCTGCACGAAACGGTCCTATCAATCCATTATTGAGCATAATCCCTATATTGATAAACGCTTTTTTCTGGAGGATAGCCTGAACGACCTTGTTCGTCAGTTGCGGGCCGAGCAGTACGATTACGTCATCGACCTGCACAACAACCTGCGGACCCGAATCATTAAGCTACGGCTGGGCGTGCGTTCCTATAGCTTCGACAAGCTGAACCTGCGCAAATGGGTTTACGTTCGCTGGAAAGTGAATGCGATGCCCAACATGCACATTGTCGATCGCTACATGGCAACGGTGCAGCCGCTGGGTGTGCAAAACGACGGCATTGGCCTTGACTACTTTATTCCCTACAAAGACCAGGTCGAAAGCGATTGGCTACCTGAAACGCACCGTCATGATTATGTGGCCTATGCCATCGGTGGGCAACACGCTACGAAGAAACTGCCTGTAGCGCGAATGATTGAACTGTGCTGGAAAATCAACCATCCGATTGTGCTGCTGGGTGGTAAAGAAGACCGTGAAGCGGGTGATGAAATCGTGCAGGCAGTCGGCAGCCGGATGATTTACAACGCCTGCGGCCAATACAACCTCAACCAGTCAGCGTCGTTGCTTCAGGGCGCGCGGATTGTCTTTAGCCACGACACGGGCCTGATGCACATTGCCGCTGCGCTCAAGAAAAAAGTGTACTCGATTTGGGGCAATACCACACCCCAACTGGGCATGTATCCGTACAAGACACCCTACGTCGTGCTCGAAAAAACCGGACTTGAGTGCCGCCCTTGCTCCAAAATCGGTTTCGAGCAATGCCCGCTCAAGCACTTTAAGTGCATGAACGAGCTTCCCTTTGAATTCGAAATTAAGGAGTTGCGCAAAAAGAAGAATTTCGAGTAG
- a CDS encoding pentapeptide repeat-containing protein produces the protein MEYYNQVFEPADEAVERWTDQEFEQCVFKKLDFSRGSFAGSSFVNCRFEHCTLTGVELKNAKLYDVRFANCKLAHVDFGSCNPFGFHVDFKDCQLDYTVFLNRKLKKAQFIECSLKEAYFLKCDLTGTAFKHCNLELTKFEDNNLSQVDFSSSYNLEINPDTNKLKKARFSLQSLPGLLIKHDLIISH, from the coding sequence ATGGAGTACTACAACCAGGTGTTTGAGCCGGCGGACGAAGCTGTCGAGCGGTGGACTGACCAGGAATTTGAACAGTGCGTATTTAAAAAACTAGATTTCTCGCGGGGGTCATTTGCCGGATCGAGCTTTGTCAACTGTCGCTTCGAACACTGCACGCTGACGGGCGTAGAGCTAAAAAATGCAAAACTTTACGACGTTCGCTTCGCCAACTGCAAGCTGGCACATGTGGACTTTGGGAGTTGTAACCCGTTCGGGTTTCACGTCGATTTTAAGGACTGTCAACTCGATTACACGGTTTTCCTGAATCGTAAGCTGAAGAAAGCGCAGTTTATTGAGTGCTCCCTAAAGGAAGCGTATTTCCTTAAATGTGACCTGACCGGAACGGCCTTTAAGCACTGCAATCTTGAACTAACCAAGTTTGAAGACAACAACCTAAGTCAGGTCGATTTTTCCAGTTCGTACAACCTGGAAATCAATCCAGATACCAACAAGCTCAAAAAAGCCCGGTTCTCGTTGCAAAGTCTGCCCGGTCTGCTGATCAAACACGATCTCATTATCAGTCACTAA
- a CDS encoding nitrilase family protein — MENLRIATAQFENASGDKAYNLGVIRDLSAKAAAQGAQVVAFHECSITGYTFARQLSREQMLDLAERIPDGDSISELTNIARDNNIVVLAGLFEKDEQDRLFKAYVCVGKDGLIAKYRKLHPFINPHLLPGDQYVVFDLFGWKCGILICYDNNVIENVRATALLGADILFMPHVTMCTPSPRPGAGFVDPALWENREADPTSLRMEFDGLKGRAWLMKWLPARAYDNGVYTVFANPIGMDDDQLKNGCSMILDPFGDIIAECRQLGNDVVTATCTPEKLQQAGGHRYRNARRPDLYRDILGQTHTPEQKVVWLNEEPSANQDGDAGLEKAGQQ; from the coding sequence ATGGAAAATCTTCGCATTGCAACAGCCCAGTTTGAAAACGCAAGTGGCGACAAAGCGTACAATTTAGGCGTTATCCGCGATCTCTCGGCCAAAGCAGCCGCGCAGGGCGCTCAGGTCGTCGCGTTTCACGAGTGTTCGATAACGGGATATACCTTCGCCCGGCAACTCTCCAGGGAGCAGATGCTTGATCTGGCCGAACGCATTCCCGACGGAGACAGCATTAGCGAATTGACGAACATCGCCCGCGATAACAACATCGTAGTGCTGGCGGGTTTGTTCGAGAAAGATGAGCAGGACCGGTTGTTTAAAGCGTACGTGTGCGTCGGGAAAGATGGGCTCATTGCCAAATACCGCAAACTACATCCTTTCATCAACCCGCATCTGCTGCCCGGCGACCAGTACGTAGTTTTCGATCTGTTCGGCTGGAAATGCGGTATATTGATCTGTTACGATAATAACGTCATCGAGAATGTACGGGCAACGGCCTTATTGGGAGCCGACATTCTTTTTATGCCCCACGTGACCATGTGTACCCCGTCGCCCCGACCCGGTGCGGGCTTCGTTGACCCAGCGTTGTGGGAAAACCGGGAAGCGGACCCGACTTCCCTTCGCATGGAGTTTGACGGGCTGAAAGGGCGGGCCTGGCTGATGAAATGGCTTCCCGCCCGCGCCTATGACAATGGAGTGTACACCGTTTTCGCGAATCCGATCGGCATGGACGACGATCAGTTGAAAAATGGCTGTTCGATGATTCTGGACCCGTTCGGTGACATCATTGCCGAGTGTCGGCAATTAGGCAATGACGTAGTTACGGCCACTTGTACCCCCGAAAAGCTTCAGCAAGCCGGTGGTCACCGCTACCGCAATGCCCGACGCCCCGATCTATACCGCGACATTCTTGGGCAAACGCATACGCCCGAACAGAAAGTCGTCTGGTTGAATGAAGAGCCGTCAGCGAATCAGGACGGAGATGCAGGCTTAGAAAAGGCGGGGCAACAGTAG